In a single window of the Zonotrichia albicollis isolate bZonAlb1 chromosome 23, bZonAlb1.hap1, whole genome shotgun sequence genome:
- the MIEN1 gene encoding migration and invasion enhancer 1 has protein sequence MSGGTGNENGDGNGAESGAERRVRIVVEYCEPCGFEATYQELASAVREEYPDIEIESRLGGTGAFEIEINGQLVFSKLENGGFPYEKDLIEAIRRARNGEPLEKITNSRPPCVIL, from the exons ATGAGCGGCGGCACCGGGAACGAGAACGGCGACGGCAACGGGGCCGAGAGCGGGGCCGAGCGGCGGGTCCGCATCGTGGTGGAGTATTG TGAGCCCTGTGGCTTTGAGGCCACCTACCAGGAGCTGGCGAGCGCTGTGAGGGAGGAGTACCCCGACATCGAGATCGAGTCCCGCCTGGGGGGCACCG GTGCCTTTGAGATCGAGATCAACGGGCAGCTGGTGTTCTCCAAGCTGGAGAATGGAGGTTTTCCCTACGAGAAGGAT CTGATCGAGGCCATCCGCAGAGCCCGCAATGGGGAGCCCCTGGAGAAAATCACCAACAGCCGCCCCCCCTGCGTCATCCTGTGA
- the GRB7 gene encoding growth factor receptor-bound protein 7 — translation MEGGAQQSGLWEPPEQEGGPAERDGGELRRSQPLFIHGSSRQPPQEEPRASSLPSIPNPFPELCSPSNSPILSSPTLGQGPPREGTSHVVKVFGEDGACRSLEASAGTTARQLCETLVRRTRALHDHSWALVELHQHLALERCLEDHESVVEVQSSWAPGADSRFVFRKNFAKYELFKSSTLLFPEVMVSSCLEANKSMAHSELIQNFLNSGSCPEVQGFLHLREAGRKVWKRFHFSLRRSGLYYSTKGTSKDPRHLQYFADLTESNIYYVTQGKKLYGTPTEFGFCIKPHKVRGGVKALKLLCSEDEQSRSCWMAAFRLFKYGMQLYRNYQQAQARLSQPPWIGPTPLRSVSDNALVAMDFSGCTGRVIENPNEVLSVALEEAQAWRKKTTHRYSLPAACHSSPLSAAIHRTQPWFHGRISREDTQQLIGRQGLVDGVFLVRESQRNPKGFVLSLCHLQRIKHYLILPSEEEGRLYFTMDDGQTRFADLIQLVEFHQINRGILPCKLRHYCTCVAL, via the exons ATGGAGGGGGGGGCTCAGCAGAGCGGCCTCTGGGAGCCCCCCGAGCAGGAGGGGGGTCCTGCAGAGCGCGATGGGGGCGAGCTCCGGCGCTCCCAGCCCCTCTTCATCCACGGCAGCAG CCGGCAGCCGCCACAGGAGGAGCCGCGGGCGTCGTCGCTGCCCAGCATCCCCAACCCCTTCCCCGAGCTGTGCAGCCCCTCCAACTCCCCCATCCTGAGCAGCCCCAccctgggacagggacccccccgAGAGGGCACCTCCCAT GTGGTGAAGGTGTTCGGGGAGGACGGCGCCTGCCGCTCCCTGGAGGCCTCGGCGGGCACCACGGCACGGCAGCTCTGCGAGACCCTGGTGCGCAGGACGCGGGCACTGCACGACCACAGCTGGGCCCTGGTGGAGCTGCACCAGCACCTGGCCCTGG aGCGCTGCCTGGAGGACCACGAGTCTGTGGTGGAGGTGCAGAGCTCCTGGGCCCCGGGCGCCGACAGCCGCTTCGTGTTCCGCAAGAACTTCGCCAAGTACGAGCTCTTCAAGAGCAGCACG ctgctgttccctGAGGTGATGGTGTCCAGCTGCCTGGAGGCCAACAAGAGCATGGCGCACTCCGAGCTCATCCAG AATTTCCTCAACTCTGGGAGCTGCCCTGAGGTCCAGGGTTTCCTGCACCTGCGGGAGGCCGGGCGCAAGGTCTGGAAGCGTTTCCACTTCTCGCTGCGCCGCTCGGGGCTCTACTACTCCACCAAGGGCACCTCCAAG gacccccggCACCTCCAGTACTTCGCTGACCTCACCGAGTCCAACATCTACTACGTGACGCAGGGCAAGAAGCTCTACGGGACTCCCACCGAGTTCGGCTTCTGCATCAAG CCCCACAAGGTTCGGGGCGGAGTGAAGGCTCTGAAGCTGCTCTGCAGCGAGGACGAGCAGAGCCGCAGCTGCTGGATGGCCGCGTTTCGCCTCTTCAAG TACGGGATGCAGCTCTACAGAAACTACCAGCAAGCACAGGCACGGCTGAGCCAACCGCCCTGGATCGGCCCCACGCCCCTG cgcAGCGTCTCGGACAacgccctggtggccatggacTTCTCAGGCTGCACGGGCCGGGTGATTGAGAACCCTAACGAGGTGCTGAGCGTGGCCCTGGAGGAGGCCCAGGCCTGGAGG AAGAAGACGACGCACCGCTACAGCCTGCCCGCCGCCTGCCACAGCTCCCCGCTCAGCGCCG ccatcCACCGCACCCAGCCCTGGTTCCACGGCAGGATCTCCAGGGAGGACACCCAGCAGCTCATCGGCCGCCAGGGCTTGGTGGATGG GGTGTTCCTGGTGCGGGAGAGCCAGCGGAACCCCAAGGGCTtcgtgctgtccctgtgccacctgcaGCGCATCAAGCACTACCTCATCCTGCCG AGCGAGGAGGAGGGGAGGCTTTACTTCACCATGGATGACGGGCAGACGCGCTTCGCCGACCTGATCCAGCTGGTGGAGTTCCACCAGATCAACCGCGGCATCCTGCCCTGCAAGCTGCGCCACTACTGCACCTGCGTGGCCCTCTGA